GCAGGCCATCGCGGCGTACGCCGAGGAGCTGGCCGAGGTCGACAAGATCGCCGAGGGCGGGGTCGGCCAGCCGATCCCCTCGGAGGACGGCGAGGCCGCGCAGGTGGTGGTCCAGGTCGCGACCACCGACGGCGAGGAGCTGATCACCGCGGTCGAGGGCGTCCGCGAGGTGCTGGCCGACCCGCCCGACGGCCTCACCGCCCTGGTCGGCGGTCAGGGCGGGGTGCTGGGCGACTTCGTCGACGCCTTCGGCGCGATCGACGGCGTGCTGCTCGTCGTCGCGATCTCGGTCGTGCTGCTGATCCTGGTGGTCGTCTACCGGACCCCGATCCTGCCGCTCGTGGTCGTCTTCTCCGCCGTGCTCGCGCTCGGCGTCGCCTCCGCCGCGATCTACGGGCTGGCGGCCGGCGACGTGCTGACCCTCAACGGCCAGTCGCAGGGCATCCTCTTCATCCTCGCCGTCGGCGCCGCCACCGACTACTCCCTGCTCGTCGTCGCGCGCTTCCGGGAGGAGCTGCGCGACCACGAGTCCAAGTACGACGCGATGAGGGTCGCCTACAAGGGGGCCTTCGAGCCGATCGTCGCCTCGGGGGCGACCGTCATCCTCGGGTTGCTGTGCCTGCTGCTCTCCGACCTCGCCTCCCTGAGCGGCCTCGGGCCCGTGGGGGCGATCGGCATCGCCGGCGCGATGCTCAGCTCGCTGACCCTGCTGCCGGCGGCGCTGGTGCTGCTCGGCCGATGGGCCTTCTGGCCGTTCCTCCCTCGCTACGGCTCCGAGCACACCGACACCAAGGGACTCTGGGGACGGCTGGCGCGGCTGATCCGGGCGCGGGCACGCGTGGTCTGGCTGGTCACCTTCCTCGTCCTCGCCGGCTCGGCGGCCTTCGTGACGCAGCTCGACGAGGAGCAGGTCCCGCAGACCGAGCTGTTCCTCACCGAGGTCGAGTCGGTGACCGCGCAGGAGGTGATCGACCGTCACTTCGAGGCCGACAACGCCTCGCCGGTGCAGATCGTCACTCCGGAGGAGCACCTGCAGGCCACCCTCGAGCTGGTCTCGACCCACCCCGGGATCGCGGACTCCGGGTCGCCCGGCGCACCCGGCCAGCCGTCCCAGCCCGCGGTCTTCC
This genomic interval from Nocardioides euryhalodurans contains the following:
- a CDS encoding MMPL family transporter; the encoded protein is MARETRRLWIWPLLVVLLWLFVGGPLGSFAGRLAEVQENDNAAFLPQSAESTEVLDVLVGFQDEETIPVTVVFEREGGLTPEDQQAIAAYAEELAEVDKIAEGGVGQPIPSEDGEAAQVVVQVATTDGEELITAVEGVREVLADPPDGLTALVGGQGGVLGDFVDAFGAIDGVLLVVAISVVLLILVVVYRTPILPLVVVFSAVLALGVASAAIYGLAAGDVLTLNGQSQGILFILAVGAATDYSLLVVARFREELRDHESKYDAMRVAYKGAFEPIVASGATVILGLLCLLLSDLASLSGLGPVGAIGIAGAMLSSLTLLPAALVLLGRWAFWPFLPRYGSEHTDTKGLWGRLARLIRARARVVWLVTFLVLAGSAAFVTQLDEEQVPQTELFLTEVESVTAQEVIDRHFEADNASPVQIVTPEEHLQATLELVSTHPGIADSGSPGAPGQPSQPAVFPLPSPGDPTVPRIVDGEAIVLATLDDPADSQAASDTVRDLRTDLDEVSTDVLVGGSTAINLDTRDVTGSDRAKVIPAILIVIFVVLALLLRALVAPVLLIVANVLSFGATLGISALVFEHVFDFPASDPSTSLIGFVFLVALGIDYSIFLMTRVREESIRQGTHPGILKGLSATGGVITSAGIVLAATFAALGVVPILFLAQIGFIVAFGVLLDALVVRSLLVPALAYDVGPAIWWPSRLWRERDHADAETARMLDGEGGSTPPAGPGNRHTNSQA